The genomic window CCACTTATAATCTTATATGCGAACATTTTGAAGAAATAAAATTGAAAGACATCGATCGCAAAAGATATCAGCAGTTTATCAACAAGTACGCGGAGAATCATTCAATCGGAACCGTCAAGAAGGTAAATGCTACCATCAAATCTTGTTTTAAAGATGCTCTTCATGCTGGCGACATTCCTAGAATGCCTAGTTATAAAATTACTCTATCAGGAAAAGCAGAGAAACCAGAGAGCGAAAAGTATCTAAATGAAGAGGAAGCAGCAAGACTAACAAAAGCAGTGATTGATAATATAAAAGTTAGTTATACTAGTAGTTACATGATCCTACTAGGTTTAGATAGTGGAGCACGTTTTGCTGAATTGTTAGGATTGACAGAAGACTGTATTGATTTCGAAAACAATTCTATAAAAATAGATAAAACATGGGATTATAAACACTTGAATAATTTCTCTACCACAAAAACGGATTCTAGCAACCGAACTCTTGCCATTAATCCAATAACAATGAATTATTTGAAGCAGTTCATTGATGCCAAAAAAGTGAAGCCTATAAATAAACTAGTGTTTACAGACAGCAGTCTTAAGCCGATATCTTCAAACGCTGCAAATAAAGCTCTAAAGCGCGCTCTTAAAAGAGCTGGTATAGAAAGAGATATCACCTTTCACGGTCTGAGGCATACACACGGAAGTCTCCTGTTGCTACATGATACAAGCTTATTGTATGTATCTAAAAGGCTAGGACACTCTAATATGGAAACAACAGCCAATGTTTATTCTCATTTGACAAAAGAGTTAAACGAAAAGGGAAACCAAGTTTCTGAAACAGTTATGAACAATCTTTATAGTTCCCAAAATCTTGCCCAAAATATTTTAAATTGACATATACACCTATATACTAAACAACTTATTTTATTGTATATTACGCTGGTATATATCAATGAAACGTTCTCCTGGCACGTGCTAAACCGTTTGAAACATTAGTTTCAAACGGTTTTTCTTTGTTCATTTTCAAAGTATTCAACATGAATGGTTTTTTCCCAAGTAAAGTTCTCTTCTTTTCTTTTAGATAAAACCCACTCTCTGTTCATTTATGTTTTATAAACAGGTAGTATAATCTAACATTTTTGTTAGCAAAATACATGGCTTAATGCCTAGTAAATAACTTAAACTAAATAGGGAGGAACTAGTAGAATGAAAAAGTTAATTCAATTAATTTTATTGGCAGGGCTTTTAATTGTAGGCTTTTTTGGTTATCGCTATTATCAAGAAACCTATGTAGGAGAAATTGCCTATACTAGAAGACCTGCAGAAATTCCCGAAAAAGTAAGCCATGAAAGCGAAAGCGGTATTGGAGATGATTCGCCATGGTATTCTTACGATTATACCATTACATTCGTAAAAGAAGACGGTTCGACAAAAAAAGATTCACTTAGTATTTCAGGAGATAATCCACAACCACTAGAGCCAAATAGCTATGTCAAAGTGAAGATCAGTAAAAAAAGAATAATCGAAGGTCCCAACAACATTTCAGAATCAGAGATTCCTATTAAGACAATGGATGAAATAAGGAAAATTGAAGGGTAGTAATAAATCTACAGCCTACACCTTATTTATCTCTGTCTTCAAGAACAAATAGTTCATTTTTTTTAAGCATTCTCATAGACTTAACACAATTCTTTTCCATATAGATAAGCCCTCTGACATTAGATTTCTGATTCAATGTTAGGAGGCTTATTTATTCTAGTCATCCGTTTTAATATAGTAATTATTTTCTCGAATCTCGTATCCCATGATTTACTGCAAGACGAATAACACAGTATCCAACAAATGCACCTACCCCATAATAAATTAAACTAAATATCATGCTCACTCTAACTCCCTCCATCTTCTATTCTTTTATTTACAAACTTACTTATATGCAAAGCCTAAAAAATCAGATGCAACCGTTTCTTTAGAAGTTTAAAAAAAGCCTTTTTCATCATAGCTACAAGCCGACTCTTTAAAGATCATCTCAAAGTTCCAGCACCATGTTATACCATGTTTCTCCCGCATGTTGGGAGTCAGATATCCCTTCATTCTTATATCCGTTTTTCTCATAAAATGGAATTAGTGATGCCAAACAAGTCAACGTTATCCCGACTCTCTCATACTTTTCAGACTCTTCTGCAAGCTTAGTAAGCAGTCTACTTGCCACGCCTAAATTCTGATAAAGCGGATCGACGACTAAACTAAGAACAGACTGGTATCCACCTGTTTCAGGATTTTTTATGGTCGTTTCGAAAAGCTCATCGTAAAGATACCTCTCCGGAATAACAGGTCCTACAGCATACCCAATGATCGTATTTTCACCAGAAATTGCTAAGATAAAGCTATCTGGTATTTTTTTGATTCTTTCCAGCATCGCTTCGCTACTCGCTGCTTCTTCCTGTGAAAACCCCATGTTTTCGATTTCAATAATTCTATTTAAATCAGTTGCTACTGGTCTACGAAAAGTTATTGTCATGTTCATCACCTGAATAAATATTTCCTACATTGAATCACTAGGATAGCTTAACTGTAGCATACAAAAGAACCGAAAAACAACCAAGTAATCCAATCTGAGCTTCTTCTATGTTTATACAAATAAATCTATTAATCCTCTTATCCTTAGCTTTCAAACAAAAAATATCTTTTTTGAAAAAATAATTAAATAGAAATACGAAATACCGTTGACCTCATTACGAAACGCATGTTATTCTTCTCATATAAAAAGAAAGGGATGATAAAATGAAAAACAGGATTACTTTTATTGGTGCTATTTGTTCTATTGCGTTAGGTATGCTACTAGTGGCTCCCGTCACTGCACAAGCTTGGGGAAATGAAGGAAAGTATGTACACTTTTTTGATTCAGATGTTCGCTTACCACTTACTGGTCAAGCAGCTGAATTTACAAGGGAAAAATACGATGAGCAAATCGAACAATTCAATAAAAAATACCAAAAAGACTATGATGCTCTCTACACAAACCATGACAAGGAGCAAGCTGAGTTGAATGATTTAATGGCTGCCTTGGATGAACGTCATAGTAATGGAGAAATTACAGAAGAAGAATACGCCATTGAATATGATAAACTACAGGCAGATCTTGAAACACTGGAAAATGAGTTCACCAAAAAAATAGAAGCTTTTGAAACAAAATCTGAGGAAGAGCTCGAAAAGTTGGAAAAGCAGCAACAAGAGGAGGAAGCTTTTATCGAAACCTACGAACTGCCAACCAAGGAATTTTTAGTCACAGTTGATACTATCTCGACTGAGCTCCTTTCACTGAATCCAAGCTTGTCTGGGCTGGAGTACGTTCCAAACCTCAAATATTTCACTGGAGAAATAAGCAGAGAATGGACTGTGTCAGATACTCGGTCACTTTTAAACACACCTAAGTTAGAAATTTTGCACTTACCCATTAGCAATCAAACTAATTTGAATTCAATGAAAAATCTAATACAGTTGAAAGAACTTCATCTTGAGGCTGGAGGCTATGCCAACAAAGAAGAAGAACACATTCAGGAGACAATGAACGACGAGCGCTATACAGAAGCGTTACTAACGGACATCTCCGCATTATCGAATGCCACAAATCTGAAAAAGCTTTCCGTTAGTGCTGAAGGTGCAATGCCTGTCGTAACCTTGAGAAAAGGGACCACTTCTTACGAATTAGTTGATCCAATCGTCCTTTCTTCGCAATTTGACGGCGCGACCCTTTCTTATTATTCTTACTTAGATGAAACTAATTATAGCTATGCTAGTAATGACCTATTGAAATGGGAAGGTCTGACAGGTGAAGAAGACATGCTGTTGTTTGATTGGGATGTCAGCCAAGGACAATTTGGATTTAGGGGCATTGGTCAGATTCCTATTCGCTGGAAATAACATGAATCGATAGTCATAGTTAAGGTGAGTGGAACAATCATATGCTAGCTAAGACTATAACTCTGTTGTTCTACAACCTTCTATCAGCTTCTGATGTAAAAATCACACTATGCTCCGAGAGCAGTATTCTCTAGTCAAAGCACTAAGAGTTGCTGTTCCCGGAGCTAATTATTTTTCAAAATCGCCTTGACATCTTCTATCTACTTACACTTAGTCAAGTGGTAGTAGCCCGTCGTAAAAACGACTGTCCCTTTTTTGCTTTTGATTTTTTCAACTATCTGAGTAAAAACGACTTTTTCATGTATCGGGCTAGGAATCTCTTTTCGACCTAAAAAGGAGCAACACATTTAGACTAAATGGCTTTTATGACGACAATATCTATCAAATGACCACCTACAATCGTTTTTAGTCAAAGTCTATTATTAATGATACAGCATTTCATGTACAACATCCTGCACAGACAGCGATGCCGGATAATATGTCGGCCAGTTCTCCATCTCTTTAAGAAGCTCCTCATGACTCATATCGCCAAAATAAATATGATAATGCGCTGATTTTTCCGGTGCAATGATATGGTCACTGAATTGTACTGATTTTGGTGCTTCCTCCTCCCCACTCACCTTATCAAACAAATAGCGAACACCTTTCTTCCCAGACTCATAGGTCAGGATTTTATATCCAGCATATGCATAATTCCCAGCAAACCATTCTCCATCCCTATAGAAGGAAATCAACTCTTGATAAATGTCGATCCTTTCTATATCTGTCTGATACCCTATTCTATAATATTCTTTGTATTCCTCCGCTGTTTTTTCTCCCTCTTCCGCTTTATGCTCAAAAACTTCGTCTAATGATCCGACCTCTAAATAGGGAAAGACAGACTGCCACTCTCCTGCCCAATCTGAAAGTGTTCGATCCGCTACCTCAGCATCTTCAAAAATTCCTTCTGCAGCCGGTGTCTTCGCGTGGGAATGTTCATGGTCTTGGTCAATTTCAGAAGACGACTCACTACTTGCAGATGAAGCAGAGGATTTCTGACTATTGGGGTTTTCAGCCGTACCACACCCTATAACACCAAAAATTAATCCCATAAGTATACCTGTATAAAAGACAATTTTCTTCAACATATTTCCTCCTAAAATATAAATAGTAATAATTACGATTTACATCGTAACATACAATTAAAACACTGTAAACAAAAAAAAGAAGCTGGCAATTTGCCTCGCTCCTTCTGTGCTTTCTGAATGTTCAAAAGAAATCTGGCGTTTCCCAATCTTCTTCGGTTACTCAAGACAATTCTTCTCTCAATCGTCGTTTCTCATAATAAATTTCATTCTCTCGTTTTTCTAGCGCCTTCTCCTTTTGAGTTAAAACAATTTTTTCCTTATCTATTCGTTCAAAAATATCCTGTTCTTCTCTTTGAATATCCGAAAAAATTTCTGTAAAAATAGATTTCGCCTGACTTTTTTGGAATATTTTTTCGAGCTTATAAAACAGCTGTCCAGATCGAGTAAAAATACGCTCATAATCTTTACTGAGCTTCTTCATTTCTTGTTCCGTTTGCTTTGCTTTGTAGCGTTCGTTGGCAATTCGGTTTTCTTCTTCTTCCAACGCAAGTAAAAAGCTATCCCTGTCTTTCTTTCCCATTCATTTATCTCCACTTCTATGTAAATAATAATCAGACATTTATTGAAGCTTTCTTTTCTCTTAAAGCAACCTCTCTTGACGGCCCCAACCGCTTTTGATGAAATGTCTATGTTTTATTTGATTAAACGTATTTTCATTTATTCTTTACAATAATACTATCATAATTATAAATAGTTTCATACCAAAAGAAACCACTTTTTTTCATATAGAGAAAACTAAATAAAAGCAATGCCAATACAACAAAATACCCACCCTTATAAATATAAGGGTGGGAAAAAGGAGTTAAATGAAAAATAAAAAGGGTTGTTAGTTGTTGTGTCATTATAATACTACCGCTTAAATGAATTTGCAAATAATAACCCTCGGGATCAAAAAAACTTTTTTCTATCCCTCAAACTGTCACTTTTAATCAATTAGAAGACTCATCAACCGAACATCCAAAAACTCATCTTCATCTGTTTTTGTCCCTCTCGGCAGGATTGCTTCTGTTTGGAATCCGACCTTTTCATAAAGCTGTATTGCTCGTTGATTTCGTTCCTGCACGGTCAATTCCAAGCGTCGGATGATGCCTCCTTCACAAGACCAATCGATCAGGGTCTCCATCATTGCTTTCCCTAAACCAAAACCCCAGTAGTCTTTTAAAATACTGATACCTATCTCTCCTAGATGCTCCATTCGTTTTTTGCTTGAGGCACTGACAGAAGCCGTACCGACAATCCGATTTTCAATGATGGCAACCATCAGTACATTGTTAGGAGAATCATAGAGATTCGCCAAGTTGTGTGCCAGTTCCTCCACTTCAATAGCAGGTTCTTCTCCATTCATAACTAAATAAGGAGTTTCAACAGCAACCTGCTGTAAAGCTGCTGCTATCTGCTGTGCATCATCAGGGACTGCTTCTCTGATCGTGATATCAACCTCTTCTCGCGTCATTCCTTTTCCCCCTTGGATTTTTCGATTCTCTCAAGAAAAGCCAGTCCGGATTTACCGACACCAATCAAAGAAATCAATCGTGTTTCTTCGTTATCCGCGTCCTTTTCCAAAGTTATAGAAAGATATTCCTCAGGGATATCATCTTCCAGCAGCTTTCCCCACTCAACAACACTGAGTCCATCCCCCTCAAAATATTCTTCCAATCCCAACTCTTCCGTTTGCCCTGCTACTCGATACACGTCCATATGATACAGTGGCAATCGACCACTTTGATATTCTCTGACAATTGTATAGGTTGGGCTCTTGATCATTCGTTCAATGCCTAACCCCAACGCAATTCCTTTTGTCATTGTCGTTTTCCCGGCACCCAAATCACCCGATAGTAGAATGACATCACCAGCTAAAGCAGCGTGTCCAATTCTTATTGCTAATGCTTCTGTTTCAAGAAGATTTGCTACACTTACGTTCATTTTTTCTCCCCTTCCTGTCCGTTATCTTCTTCACCTTAGTATATTGGCTATGCGGAATCATTATTTCAGACGCTATAGTACCGGATTCATAAAATACTGGCAAGTCCTCTAAAGCATAGGGTGACCATTCAAAAAGCTGCTTTTAGCTTTTATGATCCGCTTTCACTATTGGTAAGCAGCTCTTGTTCATTTATGAAACCAGTATGACGCTTCAATTCATTTTTAAAAGTGGCTTCTATAGGCAAAACAAGTGATTCTTCACATGACGTTATGGTCTCTTCTTTTGGAGTATATCATAAAATAAACATTGAAAAAACTGCTTGAATCAAGAGCAACAGAAACAACAGGCAAAATGAAAGATTTGCCTGTTGTTTATTTATTCAATTCGTTTTGAACCATAATAAATGATTGTCTAGCCAACTAAACTAATTTACTTTCTCCAGACCGATAGAGAAAAACACTTCTTTTTTACCCATCTAAGTGGTTAGACAATCAAAACACTACTTGTTTTAGATACAATTCTCATGCGTTACCAGATACTGCTTGAACGTTCATGATCAATACTCAAGGAAGCTGTTTTTGAATCGCCAGATAAAACAGAACAGCTAATGCTGCCCAGCACAATGCTAGAATAACCAGCAGCCAGTTCGGTAAAAGGTACAACCATTTTTCCTTTTGAACCTTTGTCACATAGGCAATATCTCTTGCGATGAAATACAACGAAAACATTAGCGTTACCAAGCAGATCGCACCTGTGATCCAAATCCATTGATTCATTTTCTTCTCCTTAGTCTTTACTTATTTCAAAACGCATCGATAAGGGTCCAATTCAACACACTTTGGTATTCAGTATTTATCTTTCCGACATTCGCGGGGATAGCCAGTTTTATTTGTTCAGCTGGAAGGATCACCTGCCACATCCCTTTCCCTTTTCCAGTTTCGGCTTGCATCAGCTCCATTGAGGAACCATCGGAAGGAAGTCTCAACGTACTGCCCGATGTCAGGCTAGGACTATTTGTTCCTGTCACAGGTACCAGCGTTTCATCATCTGTA from Enterococcus sp. 9E7_DIV0242 includes these protein-coding regions:
- a CDS encoding site-specific integrase, with product MASYRKKGKKWYFRVSYKDEAGSFKVVERPGGLTKKEAQLAAAEFEKDIADGVNIKNKERLFSDYYLEWFETFKEGKFSIETDRIYRTTYNLICEHFEEIKLKDIDRKRYQQFINKYAENHSIGTVKKVNATIKSCFKDALHAGDIPRMPSYKITLSGKAEKPESEKYLNEEEAARLTKAVIDNIKVSYTSSYMILLGLDSGARFAELLGLTEDCIDFENNSIKIDKTWDYKHLNNFSTTKTDSSNRTLAINPITMNYLKQFIDAKKVKPINKLVFTDSSLKPISSNAANKALKRALKRAGIERDITFHGLRHTHGSLLLLHDTSLLYVSKRLGHSNMETTANVYSHLTKELNEKGNQVSETVMNNLYSSQNLAQNILN
- a CDS encoding YxeA family protein; the encoded protein is MKKLIQLILLAGLLIVGFFGYRYYQETYVGEIAYTRRPAEIPEKVSHESESGIGDDSPWYSYDYTITFVKEDGSTKKDSLSISGDNPQPLEPNSYVKVKISKKRIIEGPNNISESEIPIKTMDEIRKIEG
- a CDS encoding GNAT family N-acetyltransferase encodes the protein MTITFRRPVATDLNRIIEIENMGFSQEEAASSEAMLERIKKIPDSFILAISGENTIIGYAVGPVIPERYLYDELFETTIKNPETGGYQSVLSLVVDPLYQNLGVASRLLTKLAEESEKYERVGITLTCLASLIPFYEKNGYKNEGISDSQHAGETWYNMVLEL
- a CDS encoding metal-binding protein ZinT, coding for MLKKIVFYTGILMGLIFGVIGCGTAENPNSQKSSASSASSESSSEIDQDHEHSHAKTPAAEGIFEDAEVADRTLSDWAGEWQSVFPYLEVGSLDEVFEHKAEEGEKTAEEYKEYYRIGYQTDIERIDIYQELISFYRDGEWFAGNYAYAGYKILTYESGKKGVRYLFDKVSGEEEAPKSVQFSDHIIAPEKSAHYHIYFGDMSHEELLKEMENWPTYYPASLSVQDVVHEMLYH
- a CDS encoding DUF3958 family protein is translated as MGKKDRDSFLLALEEEENRIANERYKAKQTEQEMKKLSKDYERIFTRSGQLFYKLEKIFQKSQAKSIFTEIFSDIQREEQDIFERIDKEKIVLTQKEKALEKRENEIYYEKRRLREELS
- a CDS encoding GNAT family N-acetyltransferase; protein product: MTREEVDITIREAVPDDAQQIAAALQQVAVETPYLVMNGEEPAIEVEELAHNLANLYDSPNNVLMVAIIENRIVGTASVSASSKKRMEHLGEIGISILKDYWGFGLGKAMMETLIDWSCEGGIIRRLELTVQERNQRAIQLYEKVGFQTEAILPRGTKTDEDEFLDVRLMSLLID
- the tsaE gene encoding tRNA (adenosine(37)-N6)-threonylcarbamoyltransferase complex ATPase subunit type 1 TsaE — translated: MNVSVANLLETEALAIRIGHAALAGDVILLSGDLGAGKTTMTKGIALGLGIERMIKSPTYTIVREYQSGRLPLYHMDVYRVAGQTEELGLEEYFEGDGLSVVEWGKLLEDDIPEEYLSITLEKDADNEETRLISLIGVGKSGLAFLERIEKSKGEKE